A single region of the Glycine max cultivar Williams 82 chromosome 20, Glycine_max_v4.0, whole genome shotgun sequence genome encodes:
- the LOC113000718 gene encoding uncharacterized protein, with protein sequence MEFLELKQGSMIVAEYAANFEELVRYFPCYQGRDGESSKCVKFLNGLRLEVKQAVNHQGVRQFPLLVNMCRIRDEDSRDRAAYYRSIGPMRNKKNGPQHRGKPYSTPPKQYGNHHDNQRTVARGCVGGSGSKPNTFSTHIICYRCGKPGHISSNCPDIGVTCFNYGQKGHTQRDCSRLKKKQNGGGPNGQTGHPKATGRVFTLNGVEASKSKDLIQGKLKLFVFSLNKDLVVETPTSGFVLTSDVCLNCSVEISGRIFLIDLICLPLSQIDVILVMTSLKEDAQVYMILSSLEVETKVSMCDLPVVREFPKVFPEDIFGLPPEREIDFSIDLVPGAGPISIAPYRMSPIELAELKK encoded by the exons ATGGAGTTCTTGGAGCTTAAGCAGGGAAGTATGATTGTGGCTGAATATGCAGCCAACTTTGAGGAGCTGGTGAGGTACTTTCCCTGTTATCAAGGGAGAGATGGTGAAAGTTCCAAGTGTGTAAAGTTTCTGAATGGCTTACGACTTGAAGTGAAGCAAGCTGTGAATCACCAAGGTGTTCGTCAGTTCCCACTTTTGGTTAACATGTGTCGGATTAGGGATGAAGACTCCCGGGACAGGGCAGCCTATTATAGGAGTATAGGTCCAATGAGGAACAAAAAGAATGGGCCTCAACATCGGGGAAAACCATATTCGACTCCTCCTAAGCAATATGGTAACCACCATGACAATCAGAGGACTGTTGCAAGGGGATGTGTAGGTGGTAGTGGTAGCAAACCCAATACTTTCTCCACTCATATCATTTGTTACAGGTGTGGTAAGCCAGGGCACATCTCCTCGAATTGTCCTGATATAGGCgtaacatgttttaattatggACAAAAGGGACACACTCAAAGAGATTGTTCACGACTCAAGAAAAAGCAAAATGGTGGAGGCCCAAATGGTCAGACTGGACATCCAAAGGCCACGGGAAGAGTCTTTACCCTTAATGGTGTTGAAGCTTCGAAATCCAAAGATCTAATCCAAG GAAAACTTAAGCTTTTtgtgttttccttaaataaagaTCTAGTGGTAGAGACCCCTACTAGTGGTTTTGTGTTAACTTCTgatgtgtgtttgaattgttCTGTGGAGATTTCTGGTAGGATattcttgattgatttgatttgtttgccCTTGAGtcagattgatgttattcttg ttATGACATCTTTAAAGGAAGATGCTCAAGTGTACATGATCTTATCTAGCCTGGAAGTAGAGACAAAGGTTTCTATGTGTGACCTCCCTGTTGTTAGAGAGTTTCCGAAAGTGTTTCCTGAGGATATATTCGGTttgccacctgagagagagatAGATTTTTCCATAGACTTAGTACCTGGTGctggacccatatccatagctccttataggatgtctcctATAGAGTTAGCTGAGCTTAAGAAATAG